Genomic segment of Peribacillus frigoritolerans:
TGTTTAAATAGGATCGTTCTGAATCCTGCAAAAAAGGACAAGGTTTAGGCTTGTCCTCGGATTCATAATTTTATGGGCAACATGATTTGGACCTCGGTTCCATGGTTTAGTTCGCTGTTAAAGCGGACCTTTCCCCGATGCGCCTCGATGATTCGGCAACTGACTGTCAGTCCTAATCCGGTTCCTTTTTCTTTAGAAGAATAGAAAGGTTCTCCAAGATGCTTTATCCGGTTTTTTTCAATTCCGCTTCCATTATCTTTGATGGTGATGGAAAGGTTATTGTCCATGCGTTCGAAATCAATCCAAATGTGATCGGCGGATGCCTCCATCGAATTCTTGAGCATGTTTATGAAAACTTGTTTTAATTGGTTTCCCTCACATAAAAGAAGTGGTATTTCGTTTTTAACAGATATTGATATTTGGGTGGGGTACGAGTCCGCCTCTGGTTTCAACAAGGTTTTGACATCATTCATCAGGTCGATGATTTGATGTTTGCTGAATGGAAGTTCCTGTGGTTTTGCCAGAACGAGTAACTCGCTTACAATAAGATTGATCCGGTCCAACTCACTTAACATGATTGTGTAGTATTGTTCATAGGGATGGTCGCTCTTTTTAAGCAGCTGGACGAAACCTTTTAAAGAAGTCAGCGGGTTTCGTACCTCGTGGGCCACACTTGCGGCAAGTTCGCCGACTATCGATAATTTTTCGGTTCTTCTTAAGCGTGCTTCGGTTTCCCGGATTTGAGTGACCTCTTTAGCATAAGTAATGATTCCGACTAAATCCTCGCCAACCATCATCGGAACAAACGTACAAGAAAGTAAGATGGACTTCCCGTACTTCGTCAGGAATTCTATATCTTTCCCTTTTTTGATCCCCTTATGGTTTTCCATGACATATTGGCAAGATGTACGGATCAATTCCGCGTCTTCTGCTGAGAAGTTCAAATTAATGAATGAGGCTCCATGTATTTCTTCCTGTTGAAAGCCTGTTACCGTTTCAAATCTAGGATTCACGGTCGTGATCATTCCGTTTAAATCAAGCATCAGCATCGGATATGGGTTGTGTTCAAACAATGATTT
This window contains:
- a CDS encoding PAS domain S-box protein yields the protein MSKRSILAIYILSGILTLVVFDYFLTTNIQNKEVFIQLQRVEGFVFLLSIGLVLYLYLAKREEFKRLKEAEQRRRTLINSMVDFVNFKDGDGRWLESNTFGLQLFQLEHVDYKGKRDSELAEYSEFYKESLIYCEVSDEETWLKGEITRCEEIIPLPDGNHKTFDTIKVPLFNEDGSRKGLVVIGRDISERVVAENQLFESEQRYKSLFEHNPYPMLMLDLNGMITTVNPRFETVTGFQQEEIHGASFINLNFSAEDAELIRTSCQYVMENHKGIKKGKDIEFLTKYGKSILLSCTFVPMMVGEDLVGIITYAKEVTQIRETEARLRRTEKLSIVGELAASVAHEVRNPLTSLKGFVQLLKKSDHPYEQYYTIMLSELDRINLIVSELLVLAKPQELPFSKHQIIDLMNDVKTLLKPEADSYPTQISISVKNEIPLLLCEGNQLKQVFINMLKNSMEASADHIWIDFERMDNNLSITIKDNGSGIEKNRIKHLGEPFYSSKEKGTGLGLTVSCRIIEAHRGKVRFNSELNHGTEVQIMLPIKL